Genomic DNA from Prunus persica cultivar Lovell chromosome G1, Prunus_persica_NCBIv2, whole genome shotgun sequence:
TCGGTCTCAATATCGCTATCTTCATCAGCTATGCTTCCAAAGGCCGAACTAGAAGGAGGTAATTTTTTAGGTTTCCATGGTGCAAACTGAACTTTCCCAGGGAAGGTTGCCTCAATACTTTTGGTGAGTCCCCTCCCACCCATTACAATCTTCCATTCCACAGAATGGTCTGTAGTGGAAACTATTCCAACGGATGGAGTGCCATCAAAAGATACAACCCTTCTCATCGGAAAAGGCATAGTCACAGTACAAAACTCCATAGTGAGAGGAGATTTGTAACCATCCATTAGCCGCAGTTTGAATAAGAAATCACCTTTATCTTCAGAGACCATCGACAATTGGTAAAATCCCTTTATGGGAGGTCCAAGACCACAGACTGCTTCATAACGCATTAGAACAAAATTGCCTAATGGTGGTGAAAACATCACAGCTTGCTTATCAATACCTTTTTCTGGAACTTGAGCACAAGGATGAAATGATAAAACTTCAATGTGATCTTTCAAGGGGAAGGACACATCAGGCAATCCTTCTAAATCTGCTCTACAATTGATTTGACCAGAAATTGATATACTATCTGGAATCTCGTCTCGGTCATACATAGCAGCATGGACAGTCTCATGAACTGAGAATAGCATTCTCTGCCTTCCTCTGTATAGGTAAGGTTTCCATGCTGGTTGCTTGAGGTCTGCTGGAGGAAGATCTGATTGTGAAAAGCCATTAACCTTAATGGAAATAATATTGGGGAAGCTCAAATCCAACGGTGTTCCTATATGTACGATCAACAAGCACATTAGACACAAACCAGAGACAACTAAAGGCAAGGTAATCCACCAAATTGCCACTAGTTATAACGATAGTAAAGAAATCTGAGATGAGAAATACCATAATAAAAAGTACCAACCAAAGGGCATTGAACTACTTATGAAAGTTCGAAGTGCATCTTTATCTAAAGTCCTAGAACCAGTCTTGTGAGCATCTGATGTAACAGTTCCTGTCACAGCACCACTGGAAGGGGTTGAGGATGCAACTGGTGCAGCTACAGGTTTCGCCCTCGAGGAGATGCTTGATATCCCTATACTGCCAGTTAGTGAATCTAACAGCCCACCCACAGATGGAGATGCACTTACAACCACCTCAGGTTCCCCCACATCGCCAGTTATTATGTCACCAATAGCATGTGCCACCATAAATGCACTagggggaaaaagaaaaagaactgcTTAATGTCTTTGGAGAAAGTCTTACATGCCAATTACAAGTAGAAGTCAGTTTATAAAAACATGCAAGCGCAGCTCCCTTCTGATGTAATGGAGGAAAGACATGCAGTGAAAGACAGAAAAAATGGAATCACTTGCATCCATTAATTGAAGGCAAGAACAAGAAATGTGTAAAAGAAGGTTTTTAATTTACACATACATCTGGGACACACTAATCTCATTATGcattctaaaaaatttaatgtgCCCCATAAGTTTAATTCACAGGCACTGCTCATAGGTCAATTTACAAGTTGATTCCGAAATCAGTTTGATGTTGAGGAGAATGAGAAAACAACTAACACTTCTAAGTATGATATTCTTCCTAAAAAACATTGCAAGTAACTTACCATACCCTGTGATGGACGGAAGATCAAGCAGAATGGAAGATATACTGTCCTCCACTCCAACAGCATTGCCACAATCAGATCTATTACATAATGTCACATACGCCTTCAGATGCCTGGGCTCCACCAACGGAAATACAAGGATGACATAATGGCCCTTTGTGTGCAAGATTAAAGGCCATAGCACATTACGATCACcgtcctcttctttgtttatataaattccTATTATATGACGTGTAATAGGATCATCAAGCCAAGAATCTGAGCCCTCAGCTGACTGACTCACACGTACCCCAAACCCACGAAGAGACCCCTCCCTAAACACATTAAAGAAAGGGTTAGTAACATTGGAGAATCAGAAACGCAGTAAAGTTACCATAACCAACAAAAATCACTTGTAATATACATAATGCAAGAAACACATAAAACCCAACAAGCatgagagtgagagtgagagcaCAGAGAAAAGCTACATACTACATGTAACTCATAAAATTAACATATTTAAATCAATGAAGCAGTATTAGCACATTTTCTTAGAACTCAAACGCACCGCCCTCATAGTTCAAGCtgtataatatttgtaaacaCATTCTCACATGATTCGTATAGGTACAGcctaagaaaacaaaacaagagaaacaagaaacaaagcaCAAATGGTTTTCGATTTTCAACTGACCTTCTCTTTCTATCTACAAATGCAGCAGCTAACTCTGAATCACTAGGAAGTGAAGTAAATACTCTGTAATTAAGATCACCCTCGGTAGAGGTCTCGTTTTCGCTCTTGCAAGTTCCCCTCCATCGCTTCTCTACCACCGGAAACCTCCTGAGtagaaaaattaagaataaaaacaaaatcagtaAGACTCAGATTTCATAAATCCCTGTTTGGCTGCCAAGAAACCCAACCAACCAGAGAGTCCAGTTTCCAATCTTAGCTTTTGCACACCAATGCAGAAACAGATCCTCATCCAAGTGGTTGGCTTTAACTCAATCAAGTTAATGAAATAAACAACTTTTTGTTGCTGGGTTTTCCTCAGAAACCCATCAGGGCCTTGGATTTGAAAAGAATCAATAGCTTGGGTGCTAATTCGATtggattttggaaattgaagcAGAAAATTTGTATCTAAGATTAGCTAAGTTTGTGGTTGTGCAATATATAATGACAGGAGTATAGGTTAATGTGTGAAGGGAAGACCTGGAGAAAACGACGGCGTCGAGACGGTTGAGGATCCAGATGGCTCTGATGCTACATCCTCCGGTCATGGCTTCGCTCAGCAACTGACTAATCgagaagtgagagagagagagagagagagagagagagagagagagagacacagcTCTGCAGGTTCTGGAAATGGTGACAGATCTTCGACGCTCCGTTTTGGAATTCGTTGACAACGGCGTCGTTTCAAGGAAGATAATATTATGCAATACGTATTTTTCAAGGAGCCCCCCAAAAAGGATgtaattaggaaaaaaaactttcttgtAACAATGATAGATAGAAAAGTGATGTGTGATTGTGTTATTGGCTGGGAATAACACTTGTCATCTCAGTTGCATGAGAGTTTCTCTCCTAATATAAGGGTATTATTCATTTGGTGCGTATTTTGTAGTGGTTGGACGATAatgccctttttcttttttcttttttaagaaccttttcttttgagagggggcgataatatactaaactcacaaaCATTACACGGATGCTAAGACTCGAATCCAAGACCTTGCCTAGTGGAGcaattactccaaaccactacactagtggttCCGTTGCCCTCATTCATTTTTCTAGATTGCCTTGGAAGTCTACTTTTAATTTTGAGATTGTGCGAAAGTAGATTTTTCCATATGATGAAAAATATGGTCCTACTTTCTTCTACAAAGTTTGGTACTATGTAAATGATCTCTTCAAGTGAACTGAAGCTGCTACTTTATGATTGCTTAGATGATCTCTTCACATGGACTGGTGACGCTGCTACTGTTTTTATTATGGTTGCTTATGTTCTTGGGAGATGAGAGATTCTTTTTTATCATGTGCTTCCATCATGCTCTGGATATTGTGAATCTCttcttatgttatattattCAAGTATGAGATATCATCATCTTGTGCTTCCAAATGATGTATTAATTGATTATACAATACTTCAAAAGCCTCTTCTCTTATTGTGCTCAACTTCAAATTATGTGTTTCATCAAGTCTTcttgctaaaatatgagaatagatcttcatgaaattggactagTATAATAGGTGCAAATGGATGTCATTGAACAATTGTTGTCGTGCCAGTGATGCTCCTCCTTATCTCTTGATATCTTCATTAATAGGAATATTAGTAGTTTCAAATTATGGGGTCCTTGGGTTTACTTCAGTGGTTGAGGTGCTCCCCCTCCCCTCATGACCCAATTCTGGAGGAATAGATAGTTTATTGTGAGA
This window encodes:
- the LOC18791331 gene encoding AP-5 complex subunit mu, which translates into the protein MTGGCSIRAIWILNRLDAVVFSRRFPVVEKRWRGTCKSENETSTEGDLNYRVFTSLPSDSELAAAFVDRKRREGSLRGFGVRVSQSAEGSDSWLDDPITRHIIGIYINKEEDGDRNVLWPLILHTKGHYVILVFPLVEPRHLKAYVTLCNRSDCGNAVGVEDSISSILLDLPSITGAFMVAHAIGDIITGDVGEPEVVVSASPSVGGLLDSLTGSIGISSISSRAKPVAAPVASSTPSSGAVTGTVTSDAHKTGSRTLDKDALRTFISSSMPFGTPLDLSFPNIISIKVNGFSQSDLPPADLKQPAWKPYLYRGRQRMLFSVHETVHAAMYDRDEIPDSISISGQINCRADLEGLPDVSFPLKDHIEVLSFHPCAQVPEKGIDKQAVMFSPPLGNFVLMRYEAVCGLGPPIKGFYQLSMVSEDKGDFLFKLRLMDGYKSPLTMEFCTVTMPFPMRRVVSFDGTPSVGIVSTTDHSVEWKIVMGGRGLTKSIEATFPGKVQFAPWKPKKLPPSSSAFGSIADEDSDIETDGNNNSMVNIDEFLMEKMSKDLQPADLEEPFCWHAYNYAKVSFKIVGASLSGISIDPKSVSIYPAVKAPVEFSTQVTSGDYILWNTLGRCPSAAATKV